Proteins encoded within one genomic window of Cryomorphaceae bacterium 1068:
- a CDS encoding metallophosphoesterase produces MQPRLIKEATGILKSNLGESLDGEGRSFFVKRGMGRRLVLTDIHGSFQTFVKLLRKLKLTKDDQLFILGDMINRAPYSIYVIEKIAELLVDGYSVFPLRGNHEQLFLKFAITDQTKLQALADRQYSAHLLKDGVLPKSIYKFFNALPYFYELEDHYLVHAGFNIDERDLFDSWKDMLWIRSMRYDKKKLNGKKVVHGHVPTTLTVIEKALANEKPEIKLDNGCIRAGVFDFGKLVCLDLDSSKLTTKRNIDFVPANL; encoded by the coding sequence ATGCAGCCACGTTTGATCAAAGAGGCGACAGGAATACTCAAATCGAATTTGGGTGAATCTCTCGATGGTGAGGGTAGGAGCTTCTTTGTGAAAAGAGGTATGGGGCGGAGATTGGTTTTGACCGACATTCACGGAAGCTTTCAAACGTTTGTTAAGCTTTTGCGAAAGCTAAAGCTGACCAAAGATGATCAGCTTTTCATTTTGGGAGACATGATCAACCGTGCTCCGTATTCCATTTATGTTATCGAGAAGATTGCCGAACTACTGGTTGATGGCTATTCCGTTTTTCCCTTACGGGGAAATCATGAACAGCTTTTTTTAAAATTTGCCATTACAGATCAAACCAAACTTCAAGCCTTGGCAGATCGACAGTATTCGGCCCATCTTTTAAAGGATGGCGTGCTGCCTAAGTCCATTTACAAGTTTTTCAACGCTCTCCCTTACTTCTACGAATTGGAGGATCACTACTTGGTTCATGCAGGTTTTAATATTGATGAGAGAGATCTCTTCGACTCTTGGAAGGATATGCTTTGGATACGCTCAATGCGCTATGACAAAAAGAAGCTAAATGGCAAGAAGGTGGTTCACGGACATGTTCCTACCACTTTAACGGTCATTGAAAAAGCTCTTGCGAATGAGAAACCAGAAATAAAATTGGACAACGGTTGTATTCGTGCGGGAGTATTTGACTTTGGAAAGTTGGTTTGCCTCGATTTAGATTCGAGTAAGCTGACGACTAAAAGGAATATTGATTTTGTCCCGGCTAACTTATAA
- a CDS encoding prolyl oligopeptidase family serine peptidase, which translates to MRKLSLILLLAILVQQSFAQTEKKEIDMATAIMEPNKSLAPETVSGFHWLPNQQFIHSGENRDLIVRNLDGDTLHLHVLSAINDELKKSNSDTLRRLRAKEVADGKIFLSGKRIFYSMNSDGSDLQQVLTYPENAKNITFHPSSGSVTYTVGPNVFYKSSGSPERQVTNHTVESEVSAGIAIHRSEFGIVNGLFWSESGAMLGFYEMDESEVTDYPLADYSTIPGEPRPIKYPMAGQSSHTARVGIYDAQRDTTYYLQTTGPKDQYYTNFTFSPNGKKAYLAIVNRGQNKMQLNVYNTSTGAFENTLFTEEDEAYVEPERGPIFLKDGRFLWFSERDGFDHLYLYKADGSLVRQVTSGDFDVLEYQGQLDGGILVETVEGLMSEALGVADLNTGKLKKLTSDESSFSVNFDTDSKLFLVRERSMTVANDVYIMNAKGKKVLNLVEADDPLTEYQMGDIELPVLQASDGTKLQGRLIKPYDFDPDKKYPVIVYVYGGPHAQMITNNRTAGAPLWMFHAANRGYVIFTVDNRGSGHRGLKFEQATFRNMGDVEMEDQLAGVDYLKTLPYVNSSKMAVHGWSYGGFMTTSLMLRHPGVFGVGVAGGPVTDWSLYEIMYTERYMDTPDENPEGFKKAKLNNYVENLQGDLLLIHGLDDDVVVPQHSYSLLKSFVDAGVQVDFFTYPGHPHNVRGKDRIHLMNKVLNYIDLHL; encoded by the coding sequence ATGCGAAAACTATCCCTGATTTTATTGCTAGCTATTCTCGTTCAGCAGTCATTTGCACAGACCGAAAAGAAAGAAATTGATATGGCCACGGCCATTATGGAACCAAACAAAAGTCTCGCCCCTGAGACAGTTTCCGGTTTTCACTGGTTGCCGAATCAACAGTTCATTCATTCTGGAGAAAACCGTGATCTAATCGTCAGAAACCTCGATGGTGATACACTGCATCTTCACGTACTTAGCGCGATTAACGATGAGCTCAAAAAATCGAATAGCGATACGCTAAGAAGATTAAGGGCTAAAGAGGTAGCTGATGGAAAAATTTTCCTTTCGGGAAAAAGAATCTTCTACTCCATGAATTCCGATGGGTCTGATTTGCAACAAGTGTTGACTTACCCCGAAAATGCGAAGAATATTACATTTCATCCTTCATCAGGCTCCGTTACTTACACCGTTGGCCCCAATGTTTTTTACAAGTCTTCAGGTTCGCCCGAAAGGCAAGTGACCAATCATACCGTAGAGTCTGAAGTATCAGCAGGAATTGCCATCCACCGTTCGGAATTTGGAATTGTAAACGGCCTATTCTGGTCTGAAAGTGGAGCGATGCTTGGCTTTTACGAAATGGATGAATCTGAAGTGACGGATTATCCACTGGCAGATTATTCCACTATTCCGGGAGAGCCGCGCCCAATCAAGTATCCTATGGCGGGTCAATCCAGTCATACTGCCAGGGTAGGAATCTACGATGCTCAGCGGGATACGACTTATTACTTGCAGACTACCGGGCCGAAGGATCAATACTACACGAATTTCACTTTTTCACCGAACGGCAAAAAAGCCTACCTCGCTATCGTCAATCGAGGTCAGAATAAGATGCAGCTGAACGTTTACAACACCAGCACGGGAGCATTTGAAAACACTCTTTTTACGGAAGAAGACGAAGCTTATGTGGAGCCAGAACGAGGACCGATTTTCTTGAAAGATGGCCGTTTTCTTTGGTTCAGCGAGCGCGACGGGTTTGATCATCTCTATCTATACAAGGCCGACGGTTCCTTGGTCAGACAAGTCACCTCGGGCGATTTCGATGTACTCGAATATCAAGGTCAATTAGATGGTGGGATCTTAGTGGAAACAGTTGAGGGCTTGATGAGTGAGGCACTCGGAGTAGCTGATTTAAATACTGGAAAGCTCAAGAAGTTGACCAGTGATGAGTCTTCATTTTCGGTGAATTTTGATACTGACTCGAAGTTGTTCTTGGTTCGGGAGCGATCGATGACTGTGGCAAATGATGTTTACATCATGAATGCTAAGGGCAAAAAAGTCTTGAACTTGGTTGAGGCGGATGACCCATTAACGGAATATCAAATGGGTGATATCGAACTACCCGTTTTGCAGGCTTCTGATGGTACGAAGCTTCAAGGGCGGCTGATTAAACCCTATGATTTTGATCCTGACAAAAAGTACCCCGTCATTGTTTATGTTTATGGCGGACCTCACGCCCAAATGATCACGAACAACCGCACTGCAGGTGCACCACTCTGGATGTTCCACGCCGCAAATCGTGGTTACGTGATTTTCACGGTCGACAATCGTGGTTCAGGTCATCGAGGACTGAAGTTTGAGCAAGCAACTTTCAGAAACATGGGAGATGTGGAGATGGAAGATCAATTGGCAGGTGTGGATTATCTGAAAACATTGCCTTACGTCAATTCTAGCAAAATGGCCGTTCACGGTTGGAGCTATGGTGGGTTTATGACTACATCGCTGATGCTTCGTCACCCGGGCGTTTTCGGAGTCGGGGTAGCGGGTGGTCCCGTTACCGATTGGAGTCTTTATGAGATCATGTACACCGAGCGCTACATGGATACACCTGATGAAAATCCTGAAGGATTCAAGAAGGCCAAATTGAATAACTACGTTGAAAATCTTCAAGGAGATCTTCTTTTGATCCACGGATTGGATGACGACGTGGTAGTGCCACAGCATTCTTATTCTCTGCTCAAGTCATTTGTTGACGCCGGCGTTCAAGTTGACTTTTTCACGTATCCGGGTCATCCGCACAATGTGCGAGGAAAAGATCGCATACATTTGATGAATAAGGTTTTGAATTACATCGATTTGCACTTATAA
- a CDS encoding DUF3299 domain-containing protein, whose product MEKAKSLIFLLLLMGSAVFGQNDVLITWDQLADVRFEETYDEGTGSFYDKPVFGPMIQSMEGRDVKITGYVIPMDVNLNVYVVSRFPFSSCFFCGNAGPETVVDLQMSDKSITFKNDDRRTFCGRLLLNTERYSELPYILEDVKLCP is encoded by the coding sequence ATGGAAAAAGCGAAGTCACTTATATTTCTTCTCCTTTTGATGGGCTCTGCCGTCTTTGGTCAAAATGATGTCTTGATTACTTGGGACCAGCTGGCCGACGTTCGATTTGAAGAGACCTACGACGAAGGAACAGGGTCATTTTACGACAAGCCGGTCTTCGGTCCGATGATTCAATCGATGGAAGGTCGGGATGTAAAGATCACAGGGTACGTGATTCCAATGGATGTTAATCTCAATGTTTACGTAGTGAGTCGCTTTCCTTTTAGCTCTTGCTTCTTTTGCGGAAACGCAGGACCTGAGACGGTGGTAGACCTTCAGATGAGCGACAAATCAATCACTTTTAAAAACGACGACAGACGAACGTTTTGCGGACGCTTGTTGCTGAATACGGAAAGGTATTCCGAATTGCCTTACATCCTCGAAGATGTAAAGCTATGTCCTTAG
- a CDS encoding TonB-dependent receptor → MKPFIWIVSILMSLLGVDAVNAQDNCTIQIDGQVVDAESGEGLSFASVILQESSQGAYADSAGFFSLKGICVGDYTLRVTHIGCAPQKKVIRLSGDTTFVFSLNHDESILHEFVVVGEEEKELVLTKIGVREAQLESTTGLQLAEQALAIPGMRMQETGNTIAKPVFRGLQGNRLLVLNAGVRQEGQYWGSEHAPEIDPFLAQQVSVIEGVDALRYAPDAIGGLLLVEPADVFGSDSLSGSLTGMGATNGRGGALGGELMGRVSEKFPLYFRGQISSRKFGDMKTPDVFLVNTGAEELNYSYALGWKGDAWKAEVFYSNFNQRIGIYRYSHLGNLTDLYEVITGIRSNPDTTDFSYDINRPYQDIGHELFKGRVEVELDAENKIEAIYSRQFNSRKEFDVHVGINPSAEELARPQLDYALTTHLGELVWRNKVGALSRSVGVTGLFRENTFRGRNFMPNYRNSSFGAFALEQRNLGIWKLKYGIRYERYDADIFNPIGSEDDPLNLSFDGLSAALAAKKDLESGDLTLSAATFWRAPAVNELFASGLHHGVGAIEQGNSELLQERSYSLSATWRRVFGRTRVLATAYTNYIENYIFLNPNDIELTIRGAFPRFDYEQTDALYWGSDIQVDGQLNKGFAYLVTASLVWAQNVGTGDFFINIPAHQFALEFKKTWDDLNKIKQPWIALSGNYTMEQYRAPEVFPFESVFEAGSTSTLPSSFDFAAAPDGYFLLGARAGLRLGQTSFQLGVENMLNTTYRNYMNRFRYYMDEQGLNITLRIKHNF, encoded by the coding sequence ATGAAACCCTTCATTTGGATTGTTTCAATCCTTATGAGTCTTTTGGGTGTTGACGCTGTCAATGCTCAGGATAATTGTACCATTCAGATCGATGGCCAAGTGGTAGATGCCGAGTCAGGAGAAGGACTCAGTTTTGCCTCCGTCATTCTTCAAGAGTCGAGTCAAGGTGCCTATGCCGATTCGGCGGGATTCTTTTCTCTAAAAGGGATTTGTGTGGGTGACTATACCTTAAGAGTCACTCACATTGGCTGTGCTCCGCAAAAGAAGGTCATTCGACTTTCGGGAGATACGACTTTCGTTTTCTCACTCAACCACGACGAGTCAATTTTACACGAGTTCGTAGTGGTGGGAGAGGAAGAGAAGGAATTGGTGCTCACCAAAATCGGAGTGCGAGAAGCGCAATTGGAAAGCACCACAGGCCTCCAATTGGCCGAGCAGGCTTTGGCTATTCCGGGTATGCGCATGCAAGAAACGGGAAACACCATTGCCAAGCCCGTCTTTCGTGGTTTGCAAGGAAATCGTTTGCTGGTGCTCAACGCGGGCGTTCGTCAGGAAGGTCAGTACTGGGGCTCGGAGCACGCTCCCGAAATCGATCCGTTTCTGGCTCAACAGGTCAGTGTGATCGAAGGTGTAGATGCGCTGCGCTACGCGCCCGATGCGATCGGAGGATTGCTTCTGGTTGAGCCCGCCGATGTCTTCGGTAGTGATTCCCTCTCGGGATCGCTCACGGGAATGGGGGCGACCAACGGCAGAGGCGGAGCACTGGGAGGTGAGCTGATGGGAAGGGTTTCGGAGAAGTTTCCGCTTTACTTTCGCGGGCAGATTTCGAGCAGGAAGTTTGGCGATATGAAAACCCCCGATGTCTTTTTGGTCAATACGGGAGCAGAGGAATTAAATTACTCCTACGCTCTGGGCTGGAAAGGAGATGCGTGGAAAGCGGAAGTTTTCTACAGCAATTTCAATCAGCGGATCGGGATTTATCGCTACTCGCACCTGGGAAATCTCACCGATCTCTACGAAGTGATCACGGGTATTCGGAGCAATCCCGATACCACCGACTTCTCTTACGACATCAATCGGCCGTATCAGGATATCGGCCACGAGCTCTTCAAAGGGCGCGTGGAGGTAGAGCTGGACGCTGAAAACAAGATCGAGGCCATTTACTCGCGTCAATTCAACTCCCGCAAGGAGTTCGATGTGCACGTGGGAATCAATCCCTCTGCCGAAGAGTTGGCGCGTCCCCAATTGGATTACGCATTGACCACTCACCTCGGTGAATTGGTCTGGCGGAACAAGGTGGGCGCTCTTTCGAGAAGTGTCGGAGTGACGGGTCTCTTCCGCGAAAATACGTTCAGGGGGAGAAACTTCATGCCCAACTACCGAAACAGCAGTTTTGGTGCCTTCGCCTTGGAGCAACGGAATCTCGGAATTTGGAAATTGAAATACGGCATTCGCTACGAGCGTTACGATGCCGATATTTTCAATCCCATTGGAAGTGAGGACGATCCGCTCAACCTGAGTTTTGATGGATTAAGCGCGGCTTTGGCGGCAAAGAAAGACCTCGAATCGGGTGACTTGACGCTCTCGGCTGCTACTTTTTGGCGTGCGCCTGCGGTAAATGAATTGTTTGCCAGCGGCCTGCACCACGGAGTAGGTGCCATCGAGCAGGGGAATAGCGAACTCTTGCAGGAACGATCGTACTCGTTGAGTGCAACTTGGCGAAGGGTATTCGGTCGGACACGCGTATTGGCGACAGCCTACACCAACTACATCGAGAATTACATTTTCCTCAATCCAAACGACATCGAATTGACGATTCGAGGGGCTTTTCCTCGGTTTGACTATGAGCAAACGGATGCGCTGTATTGGGGATCAGATATACAGGTGGACGGTCAGCTCAATAAAGGGTTTGCTTATTTGGTGACAGCCAGCTTGGTCTGGGCGCAGAATGTGGGGACGGGAGATTTCTTTATCAATATTCCTGCCCATCAATTTGCCCTAGAGTTCAAAAAGACCTGGGATGATTTGAATAAAATCAAGCAACCTTGGATTGCCCTTTCGGGAAATTACACCATGGAGCAATACCGCGCTCCAGAAGTTTTTCCATTTGAATCAGTTTTCGAAGCGGGATCGACTTCGACTCTGCCCTCGAGCTTTGATTTTGCCGCAGCCCCCGATGGTTATTTTTTGCTTGGCGCAAGAGCGGGATTGAGGCTAGGACAAACGTCTTTTCAATTGGGAGTTGAAAATATGCTGAACACCACTTACCGAAATTACATGAACCGATTCCGCTACTACATGGACGAACAGGGACTGAACATTACACTTAGAATCAAACACAATTTTTAA
- a CDS encoding MBL fold metallo-hydrolase: MKIEFVSHAGFIVEAGSKKIFIDPWTKSKTFNDSWALLTGDIEVDYSGVDYIFVTHEHPDHFNFPTLKGIDIHDKKRIKILYQKHASTRLKDAFEKLGFSQVIELPIYKWTSVDKFELYCGSAGSMDSFLAIKSDNKSIVNLNDCVFRKKQYEYISRQIGKVDFLFTQFSFANWVGNQEDEIGASKKKIEDLFLQKEIFSPQYIIPFASFVYFCNEENSRMNDWINSPEDIAKIQIPEIQFMYPHDKIDTNNTFFNSKLAVEKYMRDFKKMIIDPTPAQIPFQEITLAIEANLKIFKKKIKYPFRRMVKPFGIYIHDIDRSIFIDPKNGKWTETSKENTRYSMCSQVCWYTFKYEWGTGTLQVSGMFLDRKYPEPTSKYFFFQNMLSTGFLSTKSIRQTFRTLNFIWRKKWEIFYRFV; encoded by the coding sequence ATGAAAATTGAATTTGTATCACATGCTGGATTCATTGTAGAAGCAGGATCAAAAAAAATATTTATTGACCCTTGGACAAAGAGTAAAACTTTCAATGACAGTTGGGCTCTTCTTACTGGAGATATTGAGGTTGACTACTCGGGAGTAGATTACATTTTTGTTACTCATGAACATCCTGATCATTTCAATTTCCCAACTTTAAAAGGAATTGATATCCATGATAAGAAAAGAATTAAAATCCTTTATCAAAAACACGCATCAACAAGACTAAAAGATGCGTTTGAAAAACTCGGGTTTTCTCAAGTAATCGAATTACCTATTTATAAATGGACGAGTGTAGATAAATTTGAATTATACTGTGGTTCTGCTGGTTCAATGGATTCGTTTCTAGCCATAAAATCTGACAATAAAAGTATCGTTAATTTGAACGACTGTGTCTTCAGAAAAAAACAATACGAATACATCTCAAGACAAATTGGAAAAGTTGATTTTCTTTTTACTCAATTTTCATTTGCAAATTGGGTTGGTAATCAAGAAGATGAAATCGGAGCTTCAAAGAAGAAGATTGAGGACCTCTTCCTACAAAAAGAAATTTTTTCACCCCAATATATAATTCCATTTGCGAGTTTTGTCTACTTCTGTAATGAAGAAAATTCTAGAATGAATGATTGGATTAATTCGCCAGAAGATATTGCCAAAATTCAAATTCCTGAAATTCAATTTATGTACCCTCATGATAAAATCGACACTAATAACACCTTTTTTAATTCAAAATTAGCCGTTGAAAAATATATGAGGGATTTTAAAAAAATGATCATTGATCCTACTCCCGCTCAAATTCCTTTTCAAGAAATTACTTTAGCAATAGAGGCAAACTTGAAAATATTTAAAAAGAAAATTAAATACCCATTCAGAAGAATGGTAAAACCTTTTGGAATTTATATTCATGATATAGATAGATCTATTTTTATAGACCCTAAAAATGGCAAATGGACTGAAACTTCCAAGGAAAACACGAGATACTCAATGTGTAGTCAAGTTTGCTGGTATACGTTTAAATATGAGTGGGGAACAGGTACACTTCAAGTTTCTGGAATGTTTTTAGACCGAAAATATCCAGAACCTACTTCCAAATACTTCTTCTTTCAAAATATGTTATCGACTGGTTTTTTGTCAACTAAATCAATTCGCCAAACCTTCAGAACATTAAATTTTATTTGGAGAAAAAAATGGGAAATATTTTATCGTTTTGTATGA
- a CDS encoding methyltransferase domain-containing protein — MNKIKSAIKKIPLLRNIAMYFYKNVYGTSEFRNSGEYWENRYKLGGDSGAGSYNILAEFKAEVINEFVKKNDIETVIEFGCGDGNQLKYFNFKSYIGFDVSRTAINKCRDMYESDSTKQFETLESYNKEKADLVLSLDVIYHLIEDITYFDYMKKLFSSSNKYVIIYSSNDDEHENNNVAAHVKHRKFTNWVEHNAPNFRMIKQIPNKHPFNGINEVSSYADFFIFQIQD; from the coding sequence ATGAATAAAATCAAAAGTGCAATCAAGAAAATTCCTCTATTAAGAAATATAGCAATGTATTTTTATAAGAATGTTTATGGCACCTCAGAGTTTAGAAATTCAGGTGAATATTGGGAAAACAGATATAAATTAGGAGGTGACTCCGGAGCAGGTTCTTATAATATTTTAGCTGAATTTAAAGCCGAAGTGATTAATGAATTTGTAAAGAAAAATGATATCGAAACAGTTATAGAGTTTGGGTGTGGAGATGGAAATCAACTAAAGTATTTCAATTTTAAATCCTACATTGGTTTTGATGTCAGCAGAACTGCGATAAATAAATGCCGTGACATGTACGAATCTGATTCGACAAAACAGTTTGAAACCTTAGAATCCTACAATAAGGAAAAAGCCGATCTCGTGTTAAGCCTTGATGTTATTTATCACCTGATTGAAGACATCACCTATTTTGATTATATGAAGAAGTTGTTTTCTTCATCCAATAAATACGTAATAATTTATTCTTCAAATGATGACGAACATGAGAATAATAATGTGGCTGCACACGTAAAACATCGAAAATTTACGAACTGGGTTGAACACAATGCTCCTAATTTTAGGATGATAAAACAGATCCCTAACAAGCATCCATTTAACGGGATTAATGAGGTCTCATCATACGCAGACTTTTTTATTTTCCAAATTCAAGATTGA
- a CDS encoding DUF4465 domain-containing protein → MKNLILPLFAIAFTISNAQTTTAGFENFDLQPESFLNGSDLSGGFGDGAIFLPNDYNTDFSSWSGWAITNKSDNTTPGFTNQYSAITGQGLNSDTYATGYVSGESVVRLENGASQEGVYITNSTYAYFSMLDGDSFSKKFGGLTGNDPDFFLLTIQAYSGGELMPNEVEFYLADFTFTDNSQDYIVDEWTYVDLSSLGAADSLSFTLTSSDVGEFGMNTPAYFCIDDFITNNLLSTRNEQEALFQVYPNPTTDRIRISGESIPELISVFDVNGRLVLQEKNVNEINLENLQTGTYILQALIGGVVSSQSVVKR, encoded by the coding sequence ATGAAAAACTTAATTCTACCTCTTTTTGCAATCGCCTTCACCATTTCCAATGCCCAAACAACCACCGCGGGTTTTGAGAATTTCGACCTACAGCCTGAATCCTTTTTAAATGGAAGTGACTTAAGCGGGGGCTTCGGCGATGGTGCTATTTTCTTGCCCAACGATTACAACACCGACTTTTCCAGCTGGTCGGGCTGGGCGATTACCAACAAATCAGATAACACGACTCCCGGCTTTACGAATCAATACAGCGCCATCACAGGCCAAGGTCTGAATTCAGATACCTACGCCACAGGTTATGTTTCGGGTGAGTCCGTCGTACGTCTGGAAAATGGAGCAAGCCAAGAAGGAGTGTACATCACCAACAGCACTTACGCCTATTTCAGCATGCTGGACGGCGATTCCTTCTCCAAGAAATTTGGCGGCCTCACGGGCAACGATCCCGATTTTTTCTTGCTGACGATTCAGGCCTATTCAGGTGGAGAGCTTATGCCAAACGAAGTGGAATTCTATTTGGCTGACTTCACCTTTACCGACAATTCTCAGGACTACATCGTAGACGAGTGGACGTACGTTGATCTCTCAAGCCTAGGCGCTGCCGACAGCCTTTCGTTCACGCTTACCTCCAGCGATGTCGGAGAGTTCGGGATGAATACCCCTGCTTATTTCTGTATCGATGATTTTATCACCAATAATCTCCTTTCAACTCGAAACGAGCAAGAAGCATTGTTCCAAGTTTATCCCAACCCCACAACAGATCGCATTCGCATTTCAGGAGAATCCATCCCTGAATTGATTTCTGTTTTTGATGTGAACGGGAGACTCGTTTTGCAAGAGAAGAATGTGAATGAAATCAATTTGGAAAATTTGCAAACGGGTACCTATATTTTGCAGGCGCTGATTGGTGGAGTTGTTTCTTCTCAATCGGTAGTAAAAAGATAA
- a CDS encoding TonB-dependent receptor produces MNVSLRHVLLLWVIFGLSAMTAKGQADTLLQIPVVEISAEGIRSQSPGSQVKQWTAAEINSISASDLSELLREEGIYIKSYGLGSLATSSFRGGAAGHTLVLWNGLPVQSPMLGQLDLSLLPLGSFNSVRLQRGGGSGAWGSGAIGGVINLENGISFSNGVGVSSETVLGDFGRLRQATSIQLSSKIFSSKTTFEYREARNDFRYPISPDLPEREQTNAELSQRIFTQDLGWKISDKDQLTAHIWHQNSFREIPPTNVQTRSLAEQRDEVTRTMLKYRRESARFKLNVKAAFFDEQILFSDPSIGLEAPSGFQTYLAEASGEFSLSEKNGFFIGHTQTVTQAEADEYRETAREHRWSVFGMWRYTARDLTLQAELRQESFDGELVSPVPSIGAEYSPIKNWLIKGKISKNFRLPTLNDRFWVPGGNPDLKAESGWSQEATIENRFLIENSVFKWSITGFNREIDNWIMWSPQQGSGFWSASNLATVWSRGLELRASSRIYISNLELFIDGGYDKTLSTNGGNSDVPGMEVGAQLLYTPEQMAFVSAKVEIRGLSISYRHSYTGASRGVNEPIPEFHTADVRLQYSGEAKQDKGKVCASFFFDIMNLYDADYFVIDRRPMPGINFQAGIRISYDHVKTNQ; encoded by the coding sequence ATGAATGTCAGCTTAAGACATGTGCTTTTACTTTGGGTCATTTTCGGCCTTTCGGCAATGACGGCGAAGGGTCAAGCGGACACCTTGCTTCAAATTCCCGTGGTCGAAATTTCGGCTGAAGGCATTCGTAGTCAGAGTCCGGGCTCGCAAGTGAAGCAGTGGACAGCTGCAGAGATAAATTCGATATCTGCTTCAGACCTTTCGGAACTACTGCGAGAAGAGGGGATTTACATCAAGTCCTACGGCTTGGGAAGCTTGGCTACTTCTTCCTTTCGCGGCGGAGCGGCGGGTCACACATTGGTGCTTTGGAATGGATTGCCCGTGCAAAGCCCTATGCTGGGCCAACTCGATTTGAGCTTGCTGCCACTCGGCTCTTTCAATTCCGTGCGATTGCAGCGCGGCGGTGGTTCGGGAGCATGGGGAAGCGGTGCCATCGGCGGTGTCATTAATCTGGAGAATGGAATTTCATTCTCGAATGGTGTTGGTGTGAGCTCCGAAACCGTACTTGGAGATTTCGGCAGGCTGCGGCAAGCCACATCCATTCAGCTGAGTTCAAAGATCTTTTCGTCCAAAACCACATTCGAGTACCGCGAAGCACGCAATGATTTTCGATATCCCATTTCGCCTGATTTGCCCGAAAGGGAACAAACCAACGCCGAATTGAGTCAGCGAATTTTCACGCAGGATTTGGGTTGGAAGATTTCTGATAAAGATCAACTCACCGCGCATATTTGGCATCAAAACTCCTTTCGGGAAATTCCTCCCACCAATGTGCAAACGAGAAGTCTGGCCGAACAAAGAGATGAGGTGACACGCACCATGCTGAAGTATCGGCGCGAGTCGGCCCGTTTTAAGTTAAATGTCAAAGCTGCTTTTTTTGACGAGCAAATTCTTTTCTCCGATCCGTCCATTGGCCTTGAAGCTCCCAGTGGTTTCCAGACGTATTTGGCGGAAGCCTCAGGAGAATTTTCGCTGAGTGAAAAGAATGGGTTTTTTATCGGACACACCCAAACTGTCACACAAGCTGAGGCAGATGAGTACAGAGAAACAGCCCGAGAGCACCGCTGGTCTGTCTTCGGAATGTGGCGCTACACGGCAAGAGACTTGACTCTTCAAGCCGAGTTGCGTCAAGAATCTTTTGACGGAGAGCTGGTTTCGCCCGTTCCGTCTATTGGTGCGGAATACAGCCCGATTAAGAATTGGTTGATCAAAGGGAAGATCTCAAAGAATTTCAGGCTTCCTACGCTGAATGATCGCTTTTGGGTGCCAGGCGGAAACCCCGATCTCAAAGCTGAATCGGGCTGGAGTCAGGAGGCCACCATTGAGAATCGCTTTCTAATCGAGAATTCGGTGTTCAAATGGTCGATTACGGGCTTTAACCGCGAAATTGATAATTGGATCATGTGGAGCCCGCAGCAAGGTTCAGGATTTTGGTCAGCCTCAAATCTGGCAACGGTTTGGAGCCGAGGCCTTGAGTTAAGAGCAAGCAGTAGAATCTACATCTCAAATCTTGAACTTTTCATCGACGGAGGTTACGATAAGACCCTGTCCACTAATGGAGGAAATTCAGATGTGCCCGGAATGGAGGTGGGAGCGCAATTGCTTTACACCCCTGAGCAAATGGCTTTTGTCTCAGCTAAAGTTGAGATCCGTGGCCTGTCCATCTCGTATCGGCATTCCTATACGGGAGCCTCCAGAGGGGTGAACGAGCCCATTCCCGAATTCCACACGGCCGATGTCCGTCTTCAGTATTCCGGCGAAGCCAAGCAAGACAAAGGCAAAGTCTGTGCTTCTTTTTTCTTCGATATCATGAATCTATACGATGCCGACTACTTCGTCATCGATCGCCGCCCCATGCCGGGTATAAACTTTCAAGCGGGTATCCGCATTTCCTACGATCATGTGAAAACCAATCAATGA